A DNA window from Gopherus evgoodei ecotype Sinaloan lineage chromosome 22, rGopEvg1_v1.p, whole genome shotgun sequence contains the following coding sequences:
- the LOC115638467 gene encoding uncharacterized protein LOC115638467, whose protein sequence is MILASKMSSYVIEVANNSKGCVTVVVSTNPVLRLLGDSLTVTFPAYELLKSFFTKDKQSVSPGETSVVNKVSIWKMFTYGVGLTGAEWYCMTVTREDDEWVAVCQTPLRCTWIVEDEKIYRQDKLSICKPFSFVPEKSCYIIKVTNKTKEVISVVLHEGLLAQVLSNGLRRISSHVRDRYFKSGVTVCPGKTKTIHKVNPRNLSFYKSIANVAGMVNMSTYSIKVIRERDKQIAQCNTPLHCTWIVESHGMWQENKPTEVYKFQLTCFSPAACL, encoded by the exons TTTAGCATCTAAAATGTCAAGCTACGTCATTGAAGTTGCCAACAACAGTAAGGGATGTGTCACCGTTGTTGTTAGTACCAATCCGGTATTACGATTGTTGGGTGATTCTCTGACTGTGACCTTCCCCGCCTACGAGCTCCTCAAGTCATTCTTCACTAAAGACAAGCAGAGTGTTTCACCAGGGGAAACCTCAGTTGTAAACAAAGTTAGTATCTGGAAAATGTTCACCTATGGAGTTGGGTTGACAGGAGCAGAATGGTACTGCATGACAGTGACCAGAGAGGATGATGAGTGGGTGGCTGTGTGTCAAACTCCTCTGCGTTGCACCTGGATTGTGGAGGATGAGAAAATCTACCGCCAAGATAAACTGTCAATATGCAAACCATTTAG TTTTGTACCTGAAAAATCCTGCTACATCATTAAAGTTACTAACAAAACCAAGGAAGTCATCAGTGTTGTGCTTCATGAAGGTCTGCTAGCCCAAGTGCTGAGCAATGGACTACGAAGAATTTCAAGCCATGTGAGAGACCGTTACTTCAAGTCAGGGGTTACAGTTTgtccaggaaaaacaaaaactattCATAAAGTGAACCCCAGAAATTTATCCTTCTACAAATCCATCGCTAATGTAGCAGGCATGGTAAATATGTCAACCTATTCTATAAAGGTGATCAGGGAAAGGGATAAACAGATCGCTCAGTGTAACACCCCTTTGCATTGCACCTGGATCGTGGAGAGCCATGGAATGTGGCAAGAAAATAAACCTACAGAAGTTTACAAATTTCAATTAACATGCTTTTCTCCTGCTGCTTGCTTATAA